A stretch of DNA from Patescibacteria group bacterium:
AAGAAATGGAAATTAAAGAGAATGTACTTGTGGCGGTTAGTTCTCCAAAGCATACTTTAGGAAAAGTAGTGAGCAGAGAGGAAAAAGAAGGTGTCTGGATAGTTGACTGTTGTTCCCCTGTCGGACTTATTAAGGTCTCCGAGAACTTTCTGATACCGATTATTGAACTCCCTGAATCAGATCAAAAACTTAACCCTGAAGAGCTTGCCCGAAAATGTAGCCCCAGTATTTTAGCCTATCTCTTTGTCGAAAGACAAACAACCTGGGGTTCCATCGGTTCACTGCATAAGGATCTCGAAAAGCTTTACGACTCTGTAAGAAAAATACAAGAAGGACTTAAACAAGCAGTAAAATAACCAACCGTCCTGAAATTTCCAGCAAGGGGTTATCCAAAAAGGATTGACCCCGTTTTTTATTTTAACTCCCTCCAAACAGGTTCTAACATTGTCTTGCAACATGTGTTGTTAGGCCGAGCGTCTCACAAGACATATTAAGCGACATTTCTTTTGATTTTTTGATTTTTTAATCAAATTTTTGACTACTTTTATCTTAAATCGAAGCGCTTCACTTTGAAAAAAATCAAATTTAATCAAATTTTTTCAAAAAGTCGATTGCATACCCTGGGATGCAAGGGGTAATATTTATCAACATTTTATTTTGATCTTGACAAAAATTGACAAAATTTGACAGGGAGTAATTTAAAACTTAAAATAAAACAACATGGATCATCTTTTAACCATTAAAGAGGTTGCTAAATATCTCAAGGTCAGCGAGAGGTCTATTTTGCGTTATATTGAATCTGGTCGACTTAGAGCTTCTAAGATCGGCCAATGGCGTATCAAGAAAGGGGATTTAGAAAAATTTTTAAAAGAAAACTCAAATGTCAAAAAGAAAATTTAAAAAAAGAGATGGCTGGGATTTTACAGAGGTACCTTTAAGAATCAGACAGGGTGGGGTTCATTTCTTTCATCACTATACAGCTAAATTTATACCTCAAATTCCAGAAAAATTTATTAAAATGTACTCCCAAAAACGAAATAATATCGTGGTCGATCCGTTTATGGGCTGTGGGACTACTTTGGTAGTTGCTAAATTGATTGGTTGTCATTCCTACGGTGTAGATACCAATCCTTTAGCAGTTAAAATTACTAAAGTAAAAACAATGGTCGTTAACAAAAAAATTGTAGAGGAAATAGATGATTTCATTCATTGGATTTCATCTCGTAAAGAATATAGAAAAACAAATAATACAAAATCTCTTTCCAAGACAGATTTTCGACAAGGGGAGAAAGGCACATTTCTATTTGAAGGCAGTAAAGAGTGGTTTAGAAATGACGTAGCGGGCAAGATTAAAAACATATTAAATCGAACAAAAGTTTACGACGAACATGTACGGGACTTTATAAAAGTCGGGGTTTCGGATTTATTAAAAGGTATGAGTAATGCCCGTATGGATATCAATGTTCCCACGCTTCCATCTCGCCCGATTTACATAGATAAAAAGCATTATTATAGAAGGGTAAACAATCGGACAAGATACATTCCGGTTTATTCAAGAGTATTATCGCAAGTTTTAAGAATGAAAAAAGCAATTTTAGAGTTTAACAAGAACATAAATCATAATTTAATTTGTAAACCTAAGCTGGGCGATGCTAGAGAGTTAAGTAAACACGTAAAGTCGTGTAATCTTGTTATAACTTCTCCACCATACTGGTCAGCTCAAAATTATCAGAAACTTCACATGCTCTCATTTAAGTTATTTGGTCTGAACATAGATGAGGAAGATGAAATTGGAAGGAATGGTCATGACCATTATCAAAAGGACATGGTAAAAGTTCAAGAAGAAATCGCAAAAATTCTTAAAGGATACTATGGTCTTGTTATAGGTAAAGATAAGCGGAATCGAGAACATTTGAAGCTCGTAGAATCGGCTAAAAGAGTTGGTTTTAAATTAGTTGATAGGTTTGTTAGACGCTTAAGCAACCAAACATTTTTTTCTAAACAAATTAAAAATGAGTTTATTTATGTTTTTAAAGTTTAAATTTTGATTATTATGAAAACTTTTGATTTTAGCAAATCAGTAATTCAGGAGGTTATAGATGAATTCGATCGAGCAGAAAAATACATAAAAATAGCTATGTTTCAAATCCACAATGATTTAGTTATTGATAAATTATTCAAAAAAATTAAGGAGGGGTTAATAGTAGAAATAATAACATTACCTTATGATAGTATTCACGAGAACGTAAGAGAACATGTAACAGAGAGACTAGAAAAGCTTAAATCTAGAGGGGGTAATATTCTATTCTGTAAATGGAATGTTGGAGACCCTGAAAGAACCACGACAGCAGTGGGAAGGTGGTATTTATTTCATGGAAAGTTCATCGTAACGGATAAGGCAGCGATTAGTCTTTCTGCAAATTTTATCCAAACTCCTGAGCTAGACGCAATCCTAATTTTCAGAAATGAGCAAGATAAGATTCAAGAATTTAATAATAAATTCGAGGAACTAAAAGAGTTATTCATAATTGAAAATAATGGTTATGAAGGGAATATTAGACAAAAAATATCGGAGACAAAGCACCCAAGAGCTAAAGAAGTTTTTGCACTTCCAAGGGGAATAAGCGAAGTATATAAAAAAACATGGATACAACATTATCCATCTGAATTATGTCCTAAGGATGTAAATATAGAAGAAAAACTATATATAACTCCATTTGATTGTAGGGGAAGAAATTTTCTTATGAAGATTATTGATGAGGCCGAAAAATTCGTTTATATTTCCTCTGAAAGTTTCACTGATAAAGAATTTCCTAATTTCTTAAAAAAAATTAGATTCAAAAATATAGAGATAAAGTTATTAACTGAATTTGGAAGCATGGATTTTTCTGATAGAATACAAATTTTTATGAAAGAATTATTAGCAGCGGGCGTACAAATGAATACAACAAGAGAAGATTTACATGCCAAACTAGTAATTACAGATAAATTAATCGCTATAACCTCAATAAATCTTAATAGAATAAATTTAGGATTTAAGAAAACCGGAGATTTTTGGAGAGAGAACACAGAGACAATACTAATATGTAGAGGTCACAACATAATAAGGAAAGCAAGACAGAAATATAACGCAATTTTTAATGCATCGGAAAAAATTATTGATAAAATGGCTGAGAGAAATTCATCAGTTGCTGGGAGACTATTTAGGGATGTGTTCAAAATTAGATCGGGTTCAGATGCTAAGCTATTTTTAGCTAAACTGAAATTGAATGTAGATATTAACAAAGAGAAATTTTTATTAGATGTTTTAAAACTAACCATTAAGCTAGCTAATAATTTTAATGTGAGAATAATTTCAAAAAAAGAAGTATTGATGGCTTTAATATTAAATTATCTAAGTGAGAGGAAGCATGATTTCAATGAATTATCCGAGAAATTAGATCCAATTATAGAGCGAGCAGAAATAGAACCCGTCTTAGACATTCTTGTTTCACGTAATCTAATTGTAAAGCAAGGAGAATTTTACAAGATAAACGTTGATGCAATTTTCTAAGGCAAAAAAGCCCATCGCTGGGCTGTTTTTTTATCCAGTTTGACACTTATTAAAAAGCCAGCTACTTTGAAAGTGGGAGATTACTTATGAAAGAAAAAAATAAATTAAAAAAGATAAAATATAAAATTAAAACAGCTCTCGATCAATTATACAAAACTGATTATTTTCTATTCGAAAAAGATTTGTGTGAAAGATGTATAAATCATAAATTTGCAATATATTTGGAACAACAAAGTTTTGGTAAAGGATACTTTATCGACTGTGAATATAATAAATCCCATCTTAATCAAAGAACTAGCCCAAAAAGAGTCTCTAGTGAGAAAGGAAACTATATCGACATCATTATCACCAAAAGAGACGGTAATTATAGGAACGATTTTATTTGTTTTGAGGTTAAGAAATGGAAGAATTATAGAAAGAAAAATAAGGATATAGAAAAATTACAAATTTTAACCAAAGGAATACGATTTGGCTATGATTATGGTTTTTATGTCATTTTAGGAAGGACAAGAGATGAAACAAAAGTTGAAATATATAAAGGAGGAAAACTTTTAAAACACACTTTCTAGGATGATTTAAATGGTGTTGGAACATCCTTAAGTGTCGGGCAAGGTATTTATGCGAGGTTTAGCAAAAACATAAAAGGTCGAAGAATTAATTGAGAAATAACAAAAAATATTATGGCGAAAAGATTTAACAAAACTGACAAAGTTGTAATAGAACCAAAAGAAGAATTTGCTTATGGATATATCATCAAAGCTTTAGCAGGAGGACTATACCCAAACAAGTTTCATGTTATTAGAGAATATATTCAGAATGCTTTTGATGCAGTAGTTAATTGGAAAGATACTCATAATGGCTCAAATGTTATTGTAAAAATAACAGTTAAAAAGCCCTCTATATTTATATTTGACAACGGAACAGGCATGAATAGGGTTACGCTTAACGAGTACAGGAAAGTAGGATATTCAAGGAAAAAAATAGGCGAGGCTGTTGGATTTAGGGGCATAGGGAAACTAGCCGGTATTTCAGTGGCCAGAAAATTAATAGTTACAACAAGTCCTTATGGCGTTAAAGAAAAATACGCTCTGGAATTTGATGCCGAGAGAATGCTTAAAGAGATCGATGATTTAAAAAAACGTAAGCAGAACATACCCCTCAATACACTGATAGAAAAATATACGAACATAAGCTCCGATGTCGAAAAGGCAGACAAGCATTATACATTTATAGAGCTTCATGGAATAAAGCAGGATTCGAAGATTCTTTTTGATAAAAATAAGCTAAAAGACTACATTTCGAAAAATACACCCGTTCCTTTTGATCCAAACTTTGTTTACGGAAAAGAAATCGAAGATGGAATTAAGAAATTAGTTGATGACTATAACTGCGTAAATATTTTTGTAGACGGTGATAATATCTATAAGCCTTACATTCCGAACCTAAACAATCCTAGACACATCGTAGTCTGGGAAAAAAACAAAACAAAAATATTAGGATACTGCTGGTATTGCGAAAACAAAAAAAGGGGGCAGATAAAGCCTATTGACAAAGCAGGTTTGGTTTATAGATACAAAAATTTTGCAGTTGGAGACCATGATTTGCCTAGGCGAACATTGTGGGATACTTCTACCCATCTAGCTTTTTACTTTATAGGGGAGATTTACATTTGTGATAAGAATATGTTACCAACTGCACAAAGAGATGATTTTGAGCAGACATCAGCTCGTAGTAGATTTTATAATGAAGGTGTCCAGATTTCAAAGGAAATTAACAGAATAGCTAGGGCAAGTTCTGGAATAAGAAGGGCGTTGCATTATGTCGATGTTGGAAAGAACCTAATTTCAGAAGTTAAACAGGACCTTCAGAAGCAGGAGCATTATTTAAAAGACCTCGGTGCGGAAAAAGTCGCACAGATTTACAATGTCATAAAAGGCATAAAAGAAAGAAAAAAGAATATTCCTAAAAAAAATAAGAAGAATAGAATTCTGGCAGACAAAGTCGTTAAGCAAGGGGAATTGTTGCTTAAGAAATTTGGAGGTGTCAAAAGATTAAGTAGGGAGTATGATATAACAAGAAAAATCAATCTCAATGCTCAGGCTAAAGATGTATATTCTGTGGCTATCAGAACTCTGAAAGATTTTTTTATTGGTAACCAGCAAGAACTAGAAAAGGCGATAAGGCTTTTTCAGAAAAACTTGACGACCTTTTTCTCAAAAAAGAACAAATGAAATTTATGAAACATAGACAGTATGAATCTACCGAAAATAAAGATAGGGTTAGAAAAGAAGATAAGGAGTTGATAGAAAAAGAATTTAAGAAAAAGAAAGCTAAATTATCGTACCTCGGCATGCCTTCTGGAGAATTGAAAGATATTTTAGAATGGCGAGATTATTTAGACAGATGTACGGCAGTTGAAAATAATTTTGTTCAAAGACATGAGCTGGCATTAAATGTTGTTCGTTTTAATTTAAATGGTAAAATTGATATTCTTTTTGGAGATATAGACGATATTTTGATAAAGGGGAAAGATAAGTACGATAATAAATTGATATTTCCTTATGATATTATATTTCTTGATTATTTCGGCGGCATTTTATATAGAGGACTTAGAAGAGTCAATGCTATAGCTTCTCTTATTTCTAAACAGAGAGGGAATTCTTTTTTGTTGTTCCTAACTTTTAATCTTAAGGAGAGCAGATATGCTAAGAATACAATCGTGGATACGCTTAGAAAGATTAAACAGGAGTTGTCAGTATTCTGCTGGGATGAAAAAACAAAAAAACAAATAGTAGAGATTACTAAGTGGTATGAGGATGCGGAAGAGATTTACAGACAGAAAATATTCGTACCATATTTTATTAAAACTAATGCTGAAAATGTAGGATTTGAAGTGTATGCTTACCCACCTGTCTTTTATGAAGGTTTTAGAAAGAATCCCATGTTACATTTCGCTTTCAAGTTAGTACCTGAAGGAAAATTTCCCACAAAGGCAGTGAGCAAGCAGACAATAATTGATATAATAAATCTTGATCTAAAAGGAGTTTCCAGGGGGATGGTAAGTGTTTTAAAAAAGAGGTCGCCAAATTTAAAAATATAATATATTACACTTTTAAATATGAACAAAAGAGGCAAAATGAAAGTCCTATTAGTCGAACCAAATTTCCCAATACCACCCAAAAGTAAGAACCACAGGGATTTTTTGCCTATCGGCTTATTGAAGCTAGCGAGTTATCATAGGGATAAAGGTGATAAAATAAAGCTTGTTAGGGGCGACCATTATTTTTTTGATTTTTATCCCAATCAAGTAAAAATAACTTCGCTTTTTACATATTGGTTTAATTATGTATGGGAGAGTGTAAAGTTCTATAAAGAAAACTATCCGAAGGCCAAAGTAATAGTAGGCGGTATCTACGCGTCATTAATGCCAGAGCATTGCAGAAAATCAGGTTGCGATGAAGTATTTATTGGAGTGGATAACAAGGTTGAGAAATTCAAGCCTGCTTATGATCTTGTGGATGTGGATTATCAAATTGTCCATGCTTCAAGAGGCTGTATTAGGAGGTGCAAATTCTGCGGAACTTGGAAAATCGAACCGAAATTTACTTATAAAAAGAGCATAAAAGATGAGGTATGCAGTAATAGGATAATATTTTATGACAATAACCTTTTGGCTAATCCGCACATAAAGGAAATCCTTGAAGAATTGAAAAATGCCAAGCACAACGACAGGGTTGTGTATTCGGAAAGCCAATGCGGTATTGACGGAAGGCTTCTGACTCCTGAAGTGGCTAAATTATTAAAACAAGCGAGATTCCTTAATCCAAGGATTGCTTGGGATCACGGTTATGCACAAAGGCGTATGATAAAAAAACAGATTGATATGCTTGTTGATGCGGGCTATCCTGCAAAAGAAATTTATGTTTTTATGATTTATAACTTCGAACAGGATTATTATGAAATGCTGAAAAAGCT
This window harbors:
- a CDS encoding ATP-binding protein, whose translation is MAKRFNKTDKVVIEPKEEFAYGYIIKALAGGLYPNKFHVIREYIQNAFDAVVNWKDTHNGSNVIVKITVKKPSIFIFDNGTGMNRVTLNEYRKVGYSRKKIGEAVGFRGIGKLAGISVARKLIVTTSPYGVKEKYALEFDAERMLKEIDDLKKRKQNIPLNTLIEKYTNISSDVEKADKHYTFIELHGIKQDSKILFDKNKLKDYISKNTPVPFDPNFVYGKEIEDGIKKLVDDYNCVNIFVDGDNIYKPYIPNLNNPRHIVVWEKNKTKILGYCWYCENKKRGQIKPIDKAGLVYRYKNFAVGDHDLPRRTLWDTSTHLAFYFIGEIYICDKNMLPTAQRDDFEQTSARSRFYNEGVQISKEINRIARASSGIRRALHYVDVGKNLISEVKQDLQKQEHYLKDLGAEKVAQIYNVIKGIKERKKNIPKKNKKNRILADKVVKQGELLLKKFGGVKRLSREYDITRKINLNAQAKDVYSVAIRTLKDFFIGNQQELEKAIRLFQKNLTTFFSKKNK
- a CDS encoding helix-turn-helix domain-containing protein: MDHLLTIKEVAKYLKVSERSILRYIESGRLRASKIGQWRIKKGDLEKFLKENSNVKKKI
- a CDS encoding Fe-S oxidoreductase, giving the protein MNKRGKMKVLLVEPNFPIPPKSKNHRDFLPIGLLKLASYHRDKGDKIKLVRGDHYFFDFYPNQVKITSLFTYWFNYVWESVKFYKENYPKAKVIVGGIYASLMPEHCRKSGCDEVFIGVDNKVEKFKPAYDLVDVDYQIVHASRGCIRRCKFCGTWKIEPKFTYKKSIKDEVCSNRIIFYDNNLLANPHIKEILEELKNAKHNDRVVYSESQCGIDGRLLTPEVAKLLKQARFLNPRIAWDHGYAQRRMIKKQIDMLVDAGYPAKEIYVFMIYNFEQDYYEMLKKLKQCKGWGVQIADCRYRPLNQIFDNYNPREKQTDKDYFIYPKWTDRQIKLFRKKVRQQNIMIRHGFSLYSKELERLGAKRRMNKSH
- a CDS encoding phosphatidylserine/phosphatidylglycerophosphate/cardiolipin synthase family protein, which encodes MKTFDFSKSVIQEVIDEFDRAEKYIKIAMFQIHNDLVIDKLFKKIKEGLIVEIITLPYDSIHENVREHVTERLEKLKSRGGNILFCKWNVGDPERTTTAVGRWYLFHGKFIVTDKAAISLSANFIQTPELDAILIFRNEQDKIQEFNNKFEELKELFIIENNGYEGNIRQKISETKHPRAKEVFALPRGISEVYKKTWIQHYPSELCPKDVNIEEKLYITPFDCRGRNFLMKIIDEAEKFVYISSESFTDKEFPNFLKKIRFKNIEIKLLTEFGSMDFSDRIQIFMKELLAAGVQMNTTREDLHAKLVITDKLIAITSINLNRINLGFKKTGDFWRENTETILICRGHNIIRKARQKYNAIFNASEKIIDKMAERNSSVAGRLFRDVFKIRSGSDAKLFLAKLKLNVDINKEKFLLDVLKLTIKLANNFNVRIISKKEVLMALILNYLSERKHDFNELSEKLDPIIERAEIEPVLDILVSRNLIVKQGEFYKINVDAIF